From Labeo rohita strain BAU-BD-2019 chromosome 18, IGBB_LRoh.1.0, whole genome shotgun sequence, the proteins below share one genomic window:
- the LOC127180420 gene encoding hemagglutinin/amebocyte aggregation factor-like encodes MKTVAVLLLLTGLLACGRGWKNDYDGNLNFNCPAGQSIYSITSEHNNKREDRRWDLTCQATYGQSGQCHWTGYINDFDQVILFECPAQHVVAGMSSFHSNPHEDRRWKFYCCKSSCVSTSCHWTTYVNNFDEYFHWTVPSRNVLVGIHSYHQNRQEDRRWAYKVCVKYNV; translated from the exons ATGAAGACAGTTGCTGTCCTTCTGCTACTGACTGGACTGTTGGCCTGTGGACGAG GCTGGAAGAACGACTATGATGGGAATCTAAATTTTAACTGTCCTGCAGGCCAGTCGATATACTCCATAACGAG TGAACACAACAATAAGCGTGAGGACCGGCGTTGGGATCTCACCTGTCAAGCCACCTACGGCCAGAGTGGACAATGTCACTGGACAGGTTACATCAATGACTTCGACCAAGTGATCCTCTTCGAGTGTCCAGCACAACACGTGGTTGCAGGAATGAGCAGCTTCCACAGCAACCCCCATGAGGACAGACG CTGGAAATTTTACTGCTGTAAAAGTTCATGTGTTTCTACAAGCTGTCATTGGACCACGTACGTGAACAACTTTGATGAGTACTTTCACTGGACTGTGCCTTCCCGTAACGTTCTGGTGGGCATTCACAGCTACCATCAAAATCGTCAAGA AGATCGGCGATGGGCGTACAAGGTCTGTGTCAAGTACAATGTTTGA
- the LOC127180419 gene encoding hemagglutinin/amebocyte aggregation factor-like, with protein MKTVALLLLLTGLLGCSQGWQNNYDEPLNFICPVGYSIASITSKHDNKREDRVWDLTCQATYGQTGQCHWTSYVNDFDQVILFECPAQHVIAGISSYHSNPHEDRRWRFYCCQSVCTSASCHWTSYVNNFDEYFHYAVPSRNVLVGAHSYHQNAQEDRRWAYRVCAQYNC; from the exons ATGAAGACGGTTGCTCTGCTTCTACTTCTGACTGGACTGTTGGGTTGTTCACAAG GCTGGCAGAACAACTATGATGAGCCTCTAAATTTTATCTGTCCTGTAGGCTATTCGATAGCCTCCATAACGAG CAAACACGACAATAAGCGTGAGGACCGGGTTTGGGACCTTACCTGTCAAGCCACCTACGGCCAGACCGGACAATGTCACTGGACAAGTTACGTCAATGACTTTGACCAAGTGATCCTCTTTGAGTGTCCAGCACAACATGTGATCGCAGGAATAAGCAGCTACCACAGCAACCCCCATGAGGACAGACG CTGGCGGTTTTACTGCTGTCAAAGTGTGTGCACTTCTGCAAGCTGTCATTGGACCTCGTACGTGAACAACTTTGATGAGTACTTCCACTATGCTGTGCCTTCCCGGAATGTTCTAGTGGGTGCTCACAGCTACCATCAAAATGCTCAAGA AGATCGACGATGGGCGTACAGGGTCTGTGCCCAATACAATTGTTGA